TATGGGTTTCAAGGAAGCGGCCAAAAAAGCAAATCCAGGTTTGTTAGAACCGATCATGTCTTTAGAAGTTATCGTCCCTGAAGAATATATGGGGGATGTCATTGGGGATTTAAACTCCAGGCGCGGAAAAATTCAGGGGATGCTTCCTAGAGGAAATGCCCAGGTGATCGAAGCCGAGGTTCCTCTTGCTGAGATGTTTGGGTATGCCACCGATTTGCGGTCCATGACCCAGGGGAGGGCGACCTTTAGCATGATGTTCTCTAAATATGAAATTGTTCCTAAGCAGATATCGGATGAAATTATAGCCAAGGTAAAGGGCGGGTAATTTTATGAATTCCTTAAATGCCTTATCAATAAAATTTCTTTTAAAAGTTCGGAAAATTATTAATTAATTTTTAGGGGGGAGACCATGTCAAAGGCGAAATTTGAACGAACGAAGCCGCATTTAAATGTGGGGACGATCGGGCATGTGGATCATGGGAAGACGACGTTGACCGCGGCGATTACGAAGGTATTGGCAGAAAAGAAGATGGCGGAGTATTTAGCCTACGATAAGATC
The DNA window shown above is from Nitrospiria bacterium and carries:
- a CDS encoding GTP-binding protein is translated as MSKAKFERTKPHLNVGTIGHVDHGKTTLTAAITKVLAEKKMAEYLAYDKI